One Natronosalvus halobius genomic region harbors:
- a CDS encoding ABC transporter ATP-binding protein encodes MTDNTLLSVRNLKTHFFTEGGVVRAVDEISFDVTEGEIVGLVGESGAGKSVASKSLMRLIHSPGEIVAGEIIYKGETIFALEEGSDEELRPRDDMLSNEEVRKRIRGNEIAMIFQDPMESLNPVLTVGNQLQEFIELNTDLDKGAARERAIEMLAEVGIPKPAERYSDYPHQFSGGMRQRVLIAMALACEPSLIIADEPTTALDVTIEGQIIELVKDLQKEYGTSFIWVTHDMGVVAEICDRVNVMYLGQIVEQAEVNDLFHETKHPYTQALLDSIPRPDQSIERVEPIKGEIPSAISPPRGCRFHTRCPYAREACMEVIPALEDFSEPQSHPHRAACIKHDNELYSSTEPIRNAARNIGETQ; translated from the coding sequence ATGACTGATAACACACTACTTTCAGTACGGAATCTCAAAACCCACTTCTTCACCGAAGGGGGCGTCGTACGGGCAGTTGACGAAATTTCGTTCGATGTAACCGAAGGCGAGATCGTTGGACTAGTTGGCGAGTCAGGCGCTGGCAAAAGTGTTGCTTCGAAGAGTCTGATGCGGCTCATCCACTCACCTGGGGAGATCGTCGCCGGCGAAATAATCTACAAGGGAGAAACGATTTTCGCCCTTGAGGAAGGCTCTGATGAAGAACTGCGGCCGAGAGATGATATGCTCTCAAACGAAGAAGTCCGCAAACGGATCCGTGGAAACGAGATTGCGATGATCTTCCAGGATCCGATGGAAAGCCTCAATCCGGTACTCACCGTCGGTAATCAACTACAAGAATTTATCGAATTAAATACGGATCTCGATAAAGGTGCGGCTCGAGAACGCGCGATCGAGATGCTCGCCGAGGTCGGGATCCCCAAGCCAGCTGAGCGATACAGCGACTACCCACACCAATTCTCAGGCGGCATGCGCCAACGAGTTCTGATAGCGATGGCACTCGCGTGTGAACCAAGCCTAATCATCGCCGACGAACCGACGACGGCGCTCGACGTCACCATTGAAGGACAGATTATCGAACTCGTCAAAGATCTCCAAAAGGAGTACGGAACGAGTTTCATTTGGGTTACCCACGACATGGGCGTGGTTGCAGAAATTTGTGATCGAGTGAACGTGATGTATCTCGGCCAGATCGTGGAGCAAGCGGAGGTCAACGATCTGTTTCACGAGACGAAGCACCCGTACACGCAGGCCCTACTCGACTCGATTCCGCGTCCGGACCAATCAATCGAACGAGTCGAGCCAATTAAAGGCGAAATTCCATCGGCGATTAGCCCGCCGAGAGGCTGTCGCTTCCATACGCGGTGTCCGTATGCGAGGGAAGCGTGTATGGAGGTCATCCCGGCGCTAGAAGACTTTAGTGAGCCGCAATCTCACCCCCATCGGGCAGCCTGCATCAAACATGACAACGAACTTTACAGTTCTACTGAACCAATAAGGAATGCTGCACGAAATATAGGTGAGACCCAATGA
- a CDS encoding ABC transporter ATP-binding protein → MSESSLNTQHTSTESESILQLEGVSKHFDVDSGLLEGIRHRLTNADQETVRAVEDVSFDVKKGETFGLVGESGCGKSTLARAILQLIRPTGGRVYFQGEDLCELSQREIRSKRRDMQMVFQDPQSSLNPRLKVGQIIEEPMEAHGILDEAGREEKARELLSKVGLSQDHYDRYPHAFSGGQRQRINLARALSVEPDLVVCDEPVSALDVSVQAQVLNLMADLQDEFDLTYIIISHDLSVIRYICDRVAVMYLGHIVELAESNLIFDDPKHPYTRALLGSIPVPDPQKSEVRSVIRGEVPSPINPPSGCRFRTRCQSIIPAEQYDFSDEAWQTTLDYIRSVKYREISSSTFEATYEEIFGGVQLDPDAERIIRSTLEDVHANKWEQATETLTETFIKTSICAQERPIYRIKNSEGSRYVECHLYRNQQ, encoded by the coding sequence ATGAGCGAATCATCACTTAACACGCAGCACACGAGTACTGAAAGTGAGTCGATACTGCAACTTGAAGGAGTATCGAAACACTTCGACGTCGACTCAGGACTTCTCGAAGGGATACGTCATAGATTAACAAACGCCGATCAAGAAACGGTCAGAGCGGTTGAAGACGTTAGTTTTGACGTTAAAAAAGGGGAGACGTTCGGCCTCGTCGGCGAATCCGGATGCGGAAAGAGTACGCTCGCTCGTGCGATATTGCAACTTATCCGGCCTACTGGCGGCCGCGTCTACTTCCAGGGTGAGGACCTCTGCGAGCTATCTCAGCGAGAGATCCGCTCGAAGCGACGAGATATGCAGATGGTCTTTCAAGATCCACAATCTTCTCTCAACCCCCGACTCAAAGTTGGCCAAATCATCGAAGAACCGATGGAGGCTCACGGAATCCTTGACGAGGCGGGAAGGGAGGAAAAAGCCCGAGAACTTCTTTCGAAAGTTGGCCTTTCACAGGACCACTACGACAGATATCCCCATGCATTCTCCGGCGGGCAGCGACAGCGCATCAATCTTGCTCGTGCATTGAGTGTCGAACCGGATCTAGTCGTTTGTGACGAACCGGTCTCGGCACTGGACGTGTCGGTCCAGGCTCAGGTACTTAACCTAATGGCAGACTTGCAGGACGAGTTCGATCTCACGTATATTATCATCAGCCATGACCTGAGCGTGATTCGATACATCTGTGACCGCGTCGCAGTCATGTATCTTGGTCACATCGTCGAATTGGCGGAGAGCAATTTGATTTTCGACGATCCAAAACATCCCTACACACGGGCGTTGCTGGGGTCAATACCCGTTCCGGATCCGCAAAAGTCTGAAGTCAGAAGCGTTATTCGCGGAGAAGTTCCGAGCCCGATCAATCCCCCCAGTGGCTGCCGGTTTCGAACCCGATGTCAGTCTATCATTCCGGCTGAGCAGTACGACTTCTCCGACGAAGCGTGGCAGACGACCCTGGACTACATTCGATCGGTCAAGTATCGCGAAATATCATCCAGCACGTTCGAAGCAACCTATGAGGAGATCTTCGGTGGCGTTCAACTAGACCCAGATGCCGAACGAATAATCCGTTCTACGCTTGAAGATGTTCACGCCAACAAGTGGGAGCAAGCAACAGAGACGCTGACCGAGACGTTCATAAAGACGAGTATCTGCGCTCAAGAACGGCCTATCTATCGAATCAAGAATAGCGAGGGATCGCGGTACGTGGAGTGTCACCTCTACCGAAACCAGCAATAA
- a CDS encoding cupin domain-containing protein, which yields MGYHTVSIDDIPSHPKHECDRRTLSAILELEHVGLSVYTVNPGEQVPQHYHLHETQEELFYVLDGEMKVETPATEYTVNSDEIFVVEPGNYHRAFNSETAEETLRVIAIGGPNVRDGKIHDEDEQTS from the coding sequence ATGGGCTATCACACGGTCTCGATAGACGACATTCCCTCTCACCCCAAACACGAATGCGATCGACGGACGCTTTCGGCGATACTCGAGCTTGAACACGTCGGATTGAGCGTCTATACGGTAAATCCTGGGGAACAGGTTCCACAGCATTATCATCTTCATGAAACACAAGAAGAACTCTTCTACGTTCTCGATGGAGAAATGAAGGTTGAGACGCCAGCTACGGAATACACCGTCAATAGCGACGAGATATTCGTCGTTGAGCCAGGAAATTACCACCGGGCGTTCAACAGTGAAACGGCCGAGGAGACGCTCCGTGTTATCGCAATCGGGGGACCGAACGTTCGCGACGGAAAAATCCATGACGAAGATGAACAGACCAGCTAA
- a CDS encoding cupin domain-containing protein, which translates to MAQNDESGEDARSRHVNENDVEWIQKSHQTGFDIKRKKLAEEAGGEQLGCSLYELPPGGKSWPYHYHTANEEAIYVLEGRGTLRARRGTATITSGDYLTFPVGEEYARRVINDSDAPLRYLCFSTMNEPEISIYPDSNKVGAFAGSASATIDGEPLNRYFEQSDAVDYWTGETE; encoded by the coding sequence ATGGCACAAAACGACGAGTCTGGTGAGGACGCACGATCACGACACGTTAACGAAAACGATGTTGAGTGGATACAGAAGTCCCACCAAACGGGATTCGACATCAAACGTAAGAAATTGGCTGAGGAGGCAGGTGGCGAACAACTTGGATGTAGTCTATACGAACTACCGCCTGGGGGAAAATCGTGGCCGTACCATTACCACACCGCTAACGAAGAAGCGATATATGTGCTAGAAGGGAGGGGGACCCTGCGGGCGAGGCGCGGTACTGCAACCATCACATCGGGAGACTATCTTACATTTCCCGTTGGTGAAGAATATGCTCGCCGCGTTATCAACGACTCCGATGCACCGCTACGATACCTCTGCTTCTCGACGATGAATGAACCCGAAATTTCGATCTATCCGGATTCAAACAAGGTTGGCGCCTTTGCCGGGTCAGCATCGGCAACCATAGATGGTGAACCACTCAACCGGTATTTTGAGCAATCGGATGCCGTCGATTACTGGACTGGAGAAACGGAGTAA
- a CDS encoding ABC transporter substrate-binding protein — MVSDNHPRSKSVDKLTDAGSTITRRRWIQSSVATATVAGLAGCLGGDDTDDTSITFHGFGTHVDPIENMAEDFEEETGISVNVSPFQDDWQVLARQRAGGGDLDLFQMSMRAVPSAREEELIQPIRPENVPNLENINDRYSAENAPWESDGDTWSAVACHFGSNSLAWNTEEWPLEDEPTSWRDLLDPELEGDVAYSQRPNYAVCTTYLQYWPDEPREFEANYDERIQQVWDSMENDWKPQVGVWLEGGPQANQAFANANVIAGHQFPVIVKTLQNEGHPIKDVIPEEGAFMYFDGMAIPAGVEDPKREAAEQFINYFIDPENRQEYLESVPTGTTFDIPEEYQSEGYKNNTAVMYEDRLSIFDPVFVGSKADEWTSEIQEILRS, encoded by the coding sequence ATGGTTAGCGACAACCACCCCCGGAGCAAATCAGTTGACAAGCTGACAGATGCCGGCAGTACGATCACCCGCCGTCGATGGATCCAAAGTAGTGTCGCGACAGCGACGGTCGCGGGCTTGGCAGGGTGCCTCGGCGGCGACGATACGGACGATACCTCGATAACCTTTCACGGATTCGGCACGCACGTCGACCCAATCGAGAATATGGCCGAGGACTTCGAGGAAGAAACAGGGATCAGCGTCAACGTCTCGCCTTTTCAGGACGACTGGCAGGTGCTTGCGAGGCAACGGGCTGGTGGCGGCGACCTCGACCTGTTCCAGATGTCGATGCGTGCGGTCCCGAGCGCACGCGAGGAGGAACTCATTCAACCGATCCGTCCCGAAAATGTACCGAATTTAGAGAATATTAATGACAGGTACAGTGCGGAGAATGCACCCTGGGAATCGGACGGAGACACGTGGTCAGCTGTTGCGTGTCACTTCGGCTCCAATTCATTGGCCTGGAATACCGAGGAATGGCCATTGGAGGACGAACCGACAAGCTGGAGGGACCTCCTGGACCCCGAACTTGAGGGAGACGTCGCATACTCGCAGCGACCAAATTATGCCGTATGTACCACGTATCTCCAGTACTGGCCCGATGAGCCACGGGAGTTTGAGGCAAATTACGACGAACGTATTCAACAGGTCTGGGACAGCATGGAGAACGACTGGAAACCGCAGGTTGGCGTCTGGCTCGAGGGCGGGCCACAGGCGAACCAGGCGTTCGCAAATGCGAACGTGATTGCCGGCCACCAGTTCCCGGTGATCGTGAAGACGCTTCAGAACGAAGGCCACCCCATCAAGGACGTAATTCCAGAAGAGGGTGCCTTCATGTACTTCGATGGTATGGCTATCCCGGCTGGGGTCGAAGATCCGAAACGAGAAGCCGCCGAACAATTCATTAATTACTTTATTGACCCCGAGAACCGGCAAGAGTACTTGGAGTCGGTCCCGACGGGCACGACGTTCGACATCCCTGAGGAGTATCAGTCCGAGGGTTACAAGAACAACACGGCTGTGATGTACGAAGATCGGCTCTCGATATTCGATCCCGTATTCGTCGGATCGAAAGCCGACGAGTGGACATCGGAGATTCAGGAGATCCTCCGTTCGTAG
- a CDS encoding ABC transporter ATP-binding protein gives MKTFGTEVAVDDVSFEVERGEFFSFLGPSGCGKTTTLRMIAGFEEPTSGSIDINNESQIGRLPHERDVSMVFQNFALFPNKTVGENVAFGLKMEGVSKAKRRERATEYLELVDMGGFEDRKPANLSGGQQQRVALARALITEPSILLLDEPLSSLDLKLRKNMRFELKRIQEELNTTFIYVTHDQEEALSMSDRIMLLNDGQRVQVGSPSELYGEPVNEFAADFIGDTNFFDGRVARTHNGSVDVSIDKLDVTLSNMSNSINAEEGDRVVLSLRPENIELKNGDAPDSIRGEVSAVTFYGKLSRFLVDAGGQEVLVEVAGKENRLRFTEGDTISLHFNTDDATLVEG, from the coding sequence GTGAAGACGTTCGGAACGGAAGTCGCTGTAGACGACGTCTCTTTCGAGGTCGAACGCGGAGAATTCTTTTCGTTTCTCGGCCCGAGCGGATGCGGGAAAACCACTACGCTTCGTATGATCGCTGGATTCGAAGAGCCCACCTCCGGATCGATTGATATCAACAATGAAAGCCAGATCGGCCGTCTTCCGCACGAACGCGACGTTAGTATGGTATTTCAGAATTTCGCCCTCTTCCCGAACAAGACAGTAGGGGAGAACGTCGCATTTGGATTGAAAATGGAGGGCGTATCGAAGGCCAAGCGCCGAGAACGCGCCACTGAGTACCTGGAATTGGTCGACATGGGCGGATTCGAGGATCGGAAACCGGCAAACCTCTCCGGCGGCCAACAACAGCGCGTCGCTCTCGCTCGGGCGTTGATCACGGAACCATCTATCCTCCTGCTCGACGAGCCACTTTCTAGCCTCGATTTAAAACTTCGGAAGAACATGCGGTTCGAACTGAAACGTATTCAAGAAGAACTCAACACGACCTTCATCTACGTAACCCACGACCAAGAAGAAGCGCTTTCAATGAGCGACCGCATCATGCTACTGAACGACGGTCAACGTGTGCAGGTCGGGTCCCCATCGGAACTGTACGGCGAACCGGTGAACGAGTTCGCTGCTGATTTTATCGGCGATACAAACTTCTTCGACGGACGTGTCGCACGCACCCACAATGGAAGCGTTGACGTCTCGATCGATAAACTCGACGTGACGCTGTCGAATATGTCCAATTCCATCAACGCGGAGGAGGGGGATCGAGTTGTCCTCAGCCTTCGGCCCGAGAATATTGAACTAAAGAATGGCGATGCCCCCGATAGCATTCGGGGCGAAGTGTCTGCCGTTACCTTCTACGGGAAGCTGAGCCGATTTTTGGTTGACGCTGGTGGCCAGGAAGTGTTGGTCGAGGTCGCCGGAAAAGAAAACCGCCTTCGGTTTACCGAAGGCGATACGATCTCGCTTCATTTCAACACGGATGACGCGACCCTGGTCGAGGGGTAA
- a CDS encoding ABC transporter permease, whose amino-acid sequence MSIKDKTEAARSFLAPFEEGINRFLPDPRLIPGLAWIVVVLGGSLTTVFLYSFMNDPLAGDFGITFEHYRRFLGSSLYQSIMVDSILIAIKTTIGALLIGYPLAYYIAMQSNRRNLLLLVVIAPIWINEVIRYFAWILILDRNGVVNWLLVDAIGVISDPLRLIYTENAVVISLVHPLLPYMVIPIVASLIQIDYSEIEAAKNLGATRLQAFWEVSLPQTKSGIVAGSTFVFVLSSGAYLAPVLLGGNQNQMIANFIGVMFAEGQNWNFGAVLAMVYSFLIILLFVFVGKFMDVELSGTSSVEDDS is encoded by the coding sequence ATGAGTATTAAAGACAAAACCGAAGCCGCTCGTTCGTTTCTAGCCCCGTTTGAGGAAGGGATCAATCGCTTCCTTCCGGATCCGCGGCTGATTCCTGGATTGGCCTGGATCGTCGTTGTACTCGGCGGCTCACTCACCACCGTATTTCTTTATAGCTTCATGAACGACCCGCTTGCTGGTGATTTCGGGATTACCTTCGAGCACTACCGGCGGTTTCTGGGAAGTTCGCTCTACCAGTCGATCATGGTCGACTCGATTTTGATCGCCATCAAGACGACAATTGGGGCGCTTCTCATCGGGTATCCCCTCGCATACTACATCGCTATGCAGAGCAACCGACGAAACCTCTTGCTCTTAGTAGTTATCGCGCCGATCTGGATCAACGAAGTCATTCGATACTTCGCCTGGATCCTCATTCTGGATCGAAACGGCGTTGTCAACTGGCTGCTGGTGGACGCGATTGGGGTCATCAGTGATCCGCTTCGACTGATTTACACGGAAAACGCAGTGGTTATCAGCCTCGTTCATCCGCTTTTACCGTACATGGTAATTCCGATCGTCGCGAGTCTCATACAGATCGATTATTCGGAGATTGAGGCGGCGAAAAATCTCGGTGCGACTCGCCTACAGGCGTTCTGGGAGGTTTCGCTGCCTCAAACGAAGTCCGGAATCGTCGCCGGCTCGACGTTCGTGTTCGTCCTTTCTTCGGGTGCGTACCTCGCGCCGGTTCTTCTGGGCGGGAATCAGAACCAGATGATTGCAAACTTTATCGGTGTGATGTTCGCCGAGGGGCAAAACTGGAACTTCGGCGCCGTGCTGGCCATGGTATACAGTTTCCTGATTATTCTCCTCTTCGTTTTCGTCGGTAAATTCATGGACGTCGAGCTGTCTGGGACGTCTTCCGTGGAGGACGATTCATGA
- a CDS encoding ABC transporter permease — MTLSFSALLGKIEVNDATAGRVQKLAAAVILLFLYAPIVIVIMLSFTPTSTPTFPMEGVSLQWYEALIQDTAMMNALQFSAQLAFVSAICSGVIGILAAFGIVRSDFGNSILDEGKLRLLFSLPLIIPWIITGIGGLVFFNVIGLFGSFWSYLIGHILITLPFTTLVVAAGLDGFDISLEEAARNLGATRWRAYFEVTLPMIMPSIIAALLFAFILSFNNFIHTFFWLSFSDQTLPVYIFGLIRRTYDPTLNAIGTILIVFSLAVTITAERLSRRLLT; from the coding sequence ATGACGCTATCGTTCAGTGCGCTCCTCGGAAAAATCGAAGTCAATGATGCGACTGCCGGGCGAGTGCAGAAACTGGCCGCCGCAGTAATCCTGCTGTTTCTGTACGCACCGATCGTGATCGTTATCATGTTGTCGTTCACTCCTACGTCGACGCCGACGTTTCCGATGGAGGGAGTCTCGCTCCAGTGGTACGAGGCGTTGATCCAGGATACTGCGATGATGAACGCGCTACAATTCAGCGCCCAACTCGCATTCGTTAGCGCAATCTGTTCGGGCGTGATTGGCATTTTAGCAGCGTTCGGTATCGTTCGGAGCGATTTCGGCAACTCGATTCTGGATGAGGGGAAGCTTCGTCTTCTGTTCAGCCTCCCGCTCATTATTCCGTGGATCATCACCGGCATCGGAGGGCTCGTATTCTTCAACGTGATCGGACTCTTCGGCTCGTTCTGGTCGTATCTCATCGGTCACATCCTCATCACACTCCCGTTTACCACGCTTGTCGTCGCAGCCGGACTCGACGGATTCGACATCTCCCTTGAGGAGGCCGCGAGAAATCTCGGCGCGACAAGATGGCGTGCGTATTTCGAAGTAACTCTTCCGATGATCATGCCGAGTATCATCGCCGCACTACTGTTTGCGTTTATCCTATCTTTCAACAACTTTATCCACACGTTCTTCTGGTTGAGCTTCTCGGATCAGACGCTCCCGGTGTACATCTTCGGTCTCATCCGCCGGACGTACGATCCAACCCTCAACGCCATTGGGACGATTTTGATCGTGTTCTCGCTTGCGGTAACTATCACGGCTGAGCGGCTCTCGAGACGACTTCTCACCTGA
- a CDS encoding VOC family protein, with translation MSERTYPRGLAHVGLTVSNIDEAVEWYRDVFGFNLVLGPATIENEGFFGRQVSDLLGDFEEMKIAHLSTGNQVGIELFEFDDTTGKNDPDPFSPGLFHLSIIDPEVEELATVIDENGGDAYSDVWGVNSEDDDYKLAYCKDPWGNLIEVFSHSNERIYSNRE, from the coding sequence ATGTCTGAACGTACGTATCCACGTGGTCTAGCCCACGTTGGACTCACAGTGTCCAATATCGACGAAGCGGTTGAATGGTACCGAGACGTGTTTGGATTCAACCTCGTACTCGGCCCAGCCACCATCGAAAACGAGGGGTTCTTCGGGAGGCAAGTAAGCGACTTACTCGGGGACTTTGAAGAGATGAAGATTGCTCACCTGAGCACCGGGAATCAGGTCGGGATCGAATTGTTCGAGTTTGACGACACAACTGGTAAAAACGACCCCGATCCGTTTTCACCCGGCCTCTTTCACCTCTCGATCATCGATCCGGAAGTCGAAGAACTTGCGACCGTAATCGACGAAAACGGCGGTGACGCCTACTCCGATGTCTGGGGCGTCAACAGCGAAGACGACGACTACAAACTCGCCTACTGTAAGGATCCGTGGGGCAACCTCATCGAGGTGTTTTCACACAGTAACGAGCGCATCTACAGTAATCGGGAGTAG
- a CDS encoding amidohydrolase family protein: MKAIDCGTLIDGISEEPLSDGRIVIEDGRITAVGTRSEVSVPGDAERIDHSNETVLPGLIDAHLHINGWRSLQPFDMTTLDIVTQTARATEDLKVLLRGGFTSVRDCGGPTGLGLREAVEEGSIAGPRIYTSWKSFSQTAGHADAHFLPYEWVTGGGSGDAIRGKSQGNVLADGVSECRKEVRKHLREGVDLIKIMTSGGMLSEKDHPDQPHYSEEEIAVFTEEAHRWGIPVASHAEGTEGINRALRNGVDTIEHGIGIDDESIDLFQETGAILVPTLQAIYRNAIAGPDSDVPEWSIQKSKSAHEEHIESAKRAYDNGVPIAHASDCGGTENHPLGTHLEFTLLVEEVGLSEMEAIKSATSIAAKALADDSIGAIEPGRYADLVAISGDPLSEIQQLSEIHTVYKSGDTVDV; the protein is encoded by the coding sequence ATGAAGGCGATAGACTGCGGTACCCTTATCGATGGGATCAGCGAGGAACCGCTTTCCGACGGGCGAATCGTGATCGAGGACGGCAGGATAACCGCTGTCGGCACTCGATCGGAGGTATCAGTACCGGGCGACGCGGAACGTATCGATCACTCAAACGAGACTGTACTGCCCGGCCTAATTGACGCGCACCTCCACATTAACGGATGGCGGTCGCTGCAGCCCTTCGACATGACGACGCTGGATATTGTGACACAAACCGCTCGCGCGACCGAGGATCTGAAGGTTTTGCTCAGAGGCGGATTCACGAGCGTTCGTGATTGCGGGGGTCCGACTGGACTCGGCCTTCGTGAGGCTGTGGAGGAAGGGTCCATTGCTGGTCCGCGAATATACACGTCCTGGAAATCGTTTTCACAAACAGCGGGACATGCAGATGCTCACTTCCTTCCATACGAATGGGTGACCGGTGGAGGGAGTGGCGATGCGATCCGCGGAAAGTCACAGGGGAACGTACTCGCCGACGGCGTGAGTGAGTGCCGGAAAGAGGTGCGAAAACACCTCCGGGAAGGCGTTGATCTAATCAAGATTATGACGAGCGGTGGTATGCTATCGGAGAAAGACCACCCAGACCAACCCCATTACAGTGAGGAAGAAATCGCTGTCTTCACCGAGGAAGCCCATCGCTGGGGAATTCCCGTTGCGTCCCACGCGGAAGGAACAGAGGGAATCAACCGAGCGTTACGGAACGGCGTCGATACGATCGAACACGGAATTGGTATCGACGACGAGTCGATCGATCTATTTCAGGAGACAGGGGCGATTCTCGTGCCGACGCTACAGGCGATCTACCGCAACGCGATCGCCGGTCCAGACAGTGACGTACCAGAGTGGAGCATCCAGAAGTCGAAATCTGCGCACGAAGAGCACATCGAGTCGGCGAAACGAGCCTACGACAACGGAGTACCAATTGCCCATGCCTCCGATTGCGGTGGAACGGAGAACCATCCGCTGGGGACGCACCTCGAGTTCACACTCCTGGTGGAGGAGGTCGGACTTTCAGAGATGGAGGCAATTAAATCCGCAACGAGCATCGCTGCCAAGGCGTTGGCTGACGACTCCATCGGTGCGATCGAGCCCGGACGATACGCCGACTTGGTCGCCATCAGCGGTGATCCGCTCTCGGAGATCCAACAACTGTCCGAGATCCACACGGTCTACAAGAGCGGCGACACCGTCGACGTGTAG
- a CDS encoding DUF885 domain-containing protein has translation MTEFQQTVDDLLNEYWQYNPVEATHVGVHRYDDQLPERGPDVALAWGETLRDFKSRFEAFDAASLPHEEALDRRWALAVLTKLRIDHERRFWERAPKLYLDWIGTGLHDLLLSEPTQDEKRFRALLTRLRAVPRFLEAAKENIDPEAVPPIWIDSSLRVASDVEQFLRGGILDAAERVPSLEDDIIAAAEAADDAVAAFEGFVRSIEDRADGDFAAGPERFDRLLQKYHMLNMDGNELYEFGRERIDRYERKMDELAEQIDPNSSWVDVLDSVKDDHPTSENLRRAYEDETMLARDHCLEHDLISFPVGETVDIEWMPEFMRDAYPIAKPWVSPPFEDGLSGKWYITPVDTEASAEEQEQHLRDNSWAWIRGIAQHEMYPGHHLHLAIHKQIASPLRLQFTSPVYLEGWGLYTEELFYETGLLDEPALRLMQLRNSLWRAVRIVIDTGLHTRGMTPEEAIELLVDRARLEPRWAESEVQRYTMRPTYPSSYLVGLSQLIDIREKYRMETGNEFSLRDFHDALMDYSALPLSMVEEELL, from the coding sequence ATGACGGAGTTCCAGCAGACGGTTGACGACTTGTTGAACGAATACTGGCAATACAATCCGGTGGAGGCAACGCACGTTGGTGTCCATCGCTACGATGATCAATTGCCAGAGCGAGGCCCCGACGTTGCTTTGGCTTGGGGAGAAACGCTTCGTGATTTTAAGTCGAGGTTTGAGGCGTTTGACGCGGCGAGTCTGCCTCATGAGGAAGCACTCGACAGACGCTGGGCGCTAGCCGTGCTCACAAAATTGCGTATAGATCATGAGCGCCGGTTCTGGGAACGCGCACCGAAGCTCTATCTCGATTGGATCGGGACTGGGCTGCACGACCTGCTTCTCAGCGAGCCGACACAGGACGAGAAACGCTTCAGGGCCTTGCTTACGAGACTGCGCGCTGTCCCAAGGTTTCTCGAAGCAGCGAAGGAAAACATTGATCCCGAGGCGGTACCGCCGATCTGGATTGATTCCAGTCTACGCGTGGCCAGTGACGTCGAACAGTTTCTCAGAGGCGGGATCCTGGACGCGGCCGAGCGGGTTCCATCACTGGAAGACGATATCATCGCTGCCGCTGAGGCAGCCGATGACGCCGTAGCGGCATTCGAGGGCTTCGTTCGGAGCATCGAAGACCGTGCCGATGGGGACTTCGCTGCCGGACCAGAGCGATTCGATCGTCTCTTGCAGAAGTACCATATGCTCAACATGGACGGAAACGAACTGTATGAGTTCGGCCGTGAACGGATCGATCGCTACGAACGGAAGATGGATGAACTGGCCGAGCAAATCGACCCCAACAGCAGTTGGGTGGACGTACTCGATTCTGTGAAAGACGATCACCCGACGAGCGAGAACCTGCGAAGGGCCTACGAAGACGAAACGATGCTCGCACGCGATCACTGCCTCGAACACGATCTCATAAGCTTCCCTGTCGGCGAAACGGTCGATATTGAGTGGATGCCGGAGTTCATGAGGGACGCGTATCCGATCGCGAAGCCCTGGGTGTCGCCGCCGTTCGAGGACGGACTCTCCGGAAAGTGGTATATTACTCCCGTCGATACAGAGGCGTCAGCAGAGGAACAGGAACAGCATTTGCGTGACAACAGCTGGGCCTGGATCCGTGGAATCGCCCAGCACGAGATGTATCCCGGTCACCATCTGCATCTTGCGATTCACAAGCAGATCGCCTCGCCACTTCGACTCCAGTTCACCAGCCCAGTCTACCTCGAAGGATGGGGGCTCTACACGGAGGAATTATTCTACGAAACCGGCCTCCTGGACGAACCGGCCCTCCGGCTGATGCAACTTCGGAACAGCCTCTGGCGTGCCGTTCGTATCGTGATCGACACTGGCCTACACACGCGAGGAATGACACCCGAAGAAGCCATCGAGTTACTCGTAGATCGTGCCCGTCTCGAACCGCGGTGGGCGGAGAGTGAAGTACAACGGTACACGATGCGACCGACGTACCCGTCGTCGTACCTGGTGGGTTTGTCACAACTGATTGATATTCGAGAGAAGTATCGGATGGAAACAGGCAACGAGTTTTCGCTTCGGGATTTTCACGATGCGCTCATGGACTACAGTGCACTCCCGTTGAGTATGGTAGAAGAGGAATTGCTCTAG